In Pseudoalteromonas sp. NC201, a single window of DNA contains:
- a CDS encoding type I restriction endonuclease subunit R, with the protein MSNVGQLERKTQNRVVKFFKEQLDYDYLGNWEYREGNSNIERGLLTTWLENRGYSDVLITRALRVLDLKAACGGARKLYDANRTVYRLLRYGIKVKEGAGQKNQTVWLIDWENPENNDFAIAEEVTVKGELKKRPDIVVYVNGIALGVIELKRSSVSVSEGIRQNLDNQKKAFIRNFFTTIQLVMAGNDTQGIRYGTIETSEKYYLEWKESSGKENPNPLPSSKIKAENLLDTHIAQLCDKTRFLQLIHDFIVFDAGVKKTCRHNQFFGIQAAQKYVKKHDDGIIWHTQGSGKSLTMVWLAKWIRENVTDSRVLIVTDRTELDEQIEKVFSGVDEDIYRTVSGGDLVATLNEPNPWLFCSLVHKFGRNGEALSEKESEEAKTQATTDYIEALTKNLPSDFVAKGNLFVFVDECHRTQSGKLHEAMKTILPKAMFIGFTGTPLMKKDKKKSLEVFGPYIHTYKFDEAVSDGVVLDLRYEARDIDQHLTSKKKVDQWFEAKTKGLSNLAKMQLKQKWGTMQKVLSSKSRLEQIVSDMLMDMEVKPALMSGRGNAMLVCASVHQACVVYDLFSKTDLAGKCAVVTSYQPAAGAIKGEESGEGLTEKLFKYDTYRKMLADYFEQSEDEAAKRVEEFEKAVKKRFIEEPGQMRLLIVVDKLLTGFDAPSATYLYIDKKMADHNLFQAICRVNRLDGEDKDYGYIIDYKDLFRSLDKAIKDYTAEAFDGYDADDVKGLLKDRLQESRADLDNALEAVRALCEPVKAPRNTIDFIHYFCGESGVAPKDENERTEKEALRLTLYQSVAKLLRAYTNLANEMEQAGYTFVQAENIKKEVAYFEKVRDEVKLASGDLLEMKRFEPAMRHLLDMYIRADDSEVLMDFEELGLIDLVVNNNGKGLESLPESLRDNEDAMAEAIENNVRKTIVDENPVNPKYFDSMAILLDEIIKQRREQAISYQEYLEQIKVLAKKVVNPTENSAQNYPESVNTPAKQAIYDNLGNDEVLTTKIDTAVRYTKKADWLGDKFKEREIANAVREEAAGYDVNIVDVMELIKAQKEYH; encoded by the coding sequence ATGAGTAATGTCGGTCAATTAGAGCGTAAAACTCAAAACCGCGTAGTTAAGTTTTTTAAAGAACAACTTGATTACGACTATCTAGGTAATTGGGAATACCGTGAAGGCAATAGCAATATTGAAAGAGGGCTGCTTACTACGTGGTTAGAAAACCGAGGATATTCTGATGTCCTCATCACCCGAGCTTTACGAGTGCTTGACCTTAAAGCCGCATGCGGCGGGGCAAGAAAACTCTATGATGCCAATAGAACGGTTTACCGACTTTTACGTTATGGCATCAAGGTAAAAGAAGGTGCTGGTCAAAAAAATCAAACGGTTTGGCTGATTGACTGGGAAAATCCTGAAAATAATGACTTTGCCATTGCCGAAGAAGTCACCGTAAAAGGCGAATTAAAGAAACGCCCAGATATTGTTGTTTACGTAAACGGCATCGCGCTTGGCGTGATTGAATTAAAACGTTCTTCAGTCTCAGTCAGTGAAGGCATTCGCCAAAATTTAGACAATCAAAAAAAAGCCTTTATCCGCAATTTTTTTACCACCATACAACTTGTGATGGCAGGGAACGATACCCAAGGCATTCGCTACGGCACAATAGAGACATCCGAAAAGTATTATCTTGAATGGAAAGAAAGCAGCGGCAAAGAAAACCCAAACCCACTGCCTTCAAGTAAAATTAAAGCAGAAAATTTACTCGATACCCATATCGCGCAATTGTGTGATAAAACACGTTTTCTGCAACTCATTCATGACTTTATTGTGTTTGATGCTGGTGTGAAGAAGACCTGCCGACACAATCAATTTTTTGGTATTCAAGCCGCTCAAAAATACGTTAAAAAGCACGATGATGGCATTATCTGGCACACACAAGGCTCAGGCAAAAGCTTAACCATGGTTTGGCTTGCTAAGTGGATACGCGAAAATGTGACAGACTCGCGGGTACTTATCGTAACTGACAGAACCGAGTTAGACGAACAAATAGAAAAAGTGTTCTCAGGTGTTGATGAAGATATTTATCGAACAGTAAGTGGCGGTGATTTAGTTGCGACGCTCAATGAGCCCAACCCCTGGCTATTTTGCTCTCTCGTTCATAAATTTGGCCGAAATGGTGAGGCACTTAGTGAAAAAGAAAGTGAAGAAGCCAAGACCCAAGCGACAACAGACTACATTGAAGCCCTAACTAAAAACTTACCAAGTGATTTTGTCGCAAAAGGCAACTTGTTTGTGTTTGTCGATGAGTGCCACCGAACACAGTCAGGTAAGTTGCACGAGGCCATGAAAACTATTTTGCCCAAAGCCATGTTTATCGGTTTTACGGGTACGCCACTGATGAAAAAAGACAAGAAAAAGTCTTTAGAAGTGTTTGGCCCCTATATTCACACTTATAAATTTGATGAAGCTGTAAGTGATGGCGTAGTGCTCGACCTTCGTTATGAAGCAAGAGATATTGATCAGCACTTAACTTCAAAGAAAAAGGTCGATCAATGGTTTGAAGCTAAAACCAAGGGCCTTTCGAATCTTGCTAAAATGCAGCTCAAACAAAAATGGGGCACAATGCAGAAGGTGCTCTCGAGTAAATCTCGCTTAGAACAAATTGTTAGCGACATGCTGATGGATATGGAGGTAAAGCCAGCATTGATGTCAGGCAGGGGTAACGCCATGTTGGTATGTGCCAGCGTTCATCAAGCTTGTGTGGTTTATGACTTGTTTAGTAAAACCGACCTTGCCGGAAAATGCGCGGTAGTAACCAGTTATCAGCCTGCTGCAGGCGCTATAAAAGGTGAAGAATCTGGTGAAGGCTTAACAGAAAAGCTATTTAAATATGACACCTATCGCAAGATGTTAGCGGATTACTTTGAGCAAAGTGAAGACGAAGCCGCGAAGCGTGTTGAAGAATTTGAAAAAGCCGTTAAGAAACGATTTATTGAAGAGCCGGGACAAATGCGCCTACTCATTGTGGTCGATAAACTATTAACTGGCTTTGATGCCCCTTCCGCTACTTACCTCTATATTGACAAAAAGATGGCCGATCATAACCTTTTCCAAGCTATATGCCGAGTTAACCGTCTAGATGGTGAAGACAAAGACTACGGTTATATCATAGATTACAAAGACTTATTCCGATCTCTTGATAAAGCCATTAAAGATTATACAGCAGAAGCGTTTGATGGATATGACGCTGATGATGTGAAAGGGCTTTTGAAAGACCGCTTACAAGAGTCTCGTGCTGATTTAGATAATGCGCTGGAAGCGGTAAGAGCACTATGTGAACCAGTGAAAGCGCCTAGAAATACCATAGATTTCATTCACTATTTTTGTGGTGAGTCTGGTGTTGCACCAAAAGACGAGAATGAGCGCACCGAAAAAGAAGCGCTGCGTTTAACCTTATATCAATCTGTTGCCAAGCTGCTCCGCGCATACACCAACCTTGCCAATGAAATGGAGCAAGCTGGCTACACCTTCGTGCAAGCAGAAAATATTAAGAAAGAAGTCGCATACTTTGAAAAAGTGCGAGATGAAGTAAAGCTTGCCAGTGGCGACTTACTAGAAATGAAGCGGTTTGAGCCAGCCATGCGCCACTTGTTAGATATGTATATTCGAGCGGATGACAGTGAAGTGCTAATGGATTTTGAGGAGTTGGGTTTAATTGATCTAGTAGTGAACAACAATGGTAAAGGACTAGAGTCTTTACCTGAAAGCTTGCGTGACAATGAAGATGCAATGGCTGAAGCCATTGAGAATAACGTAAGAAAGACCATCGTTGATGAAAACCCAGTAAACCCTAAATATTTTGACAGCATGGCAATTTTGCTAGATGAAATTATTAAGCAGCGAAGAGAACAAGCGATAAGCTATCAGGAGTACCTAGAGCAAATTAAAGTACTTGCCAAGAAAGTAGTTAACCCAACTGAAAATAGCGCACAGAATTACCCAGAATCTGTCAATACACCAGCCAAACAAGCAATTTATGACAACTTAGGGAATGACGAAGTGCTCACAACTAAAATTGATACAGCGGTTCGTTACACTAAAAAAGCCGATTGGCTTGGTGATAAATTTAAAGAGCGCGAGATTGCCAATGCTGTGCGAGAAGAAGCGGCGGGTTATGATGTAAATATTGTAGATGTGATGGAGCTAATAAAAGCTCAAAAGGAATATCACTAG
- the darG gene encoding type II toxin-antitoxin system antitoxin DNA ADP-ribosyl glycohydrolase DarG, with translation MITYTQGNLLEANADALVNTVNTVGVMGKGIALMFKERFPKNMAEYAAACKAKRVNTGQMFVTETGELMGPRWIVNFPTKQHWRAKSKMEWIQDGLVDLRHFIENNNVGSIAIPPLGAGQGGLSWPDVKIEIEKALSDIENTNIIVFEPTSKYQNVAKKSGVKKLTPARALVAELVRRYWILGMECSLLEIQKLAWFLQRTIERSGLKNELKLNFEANYYGPYANNLEHLLNALDGSYLKSDKRIPDCDPLDVIWFNENERQKVSTYLSTEAKEYLPALEEATQVINGFESPFGLELLSTVDWLITKQGCDKTVESIKEGIANWPTGDKWALRKLTLFGDREIQFALTNLENLH, from the coding sequence ATGATCACATATACACAAGGTAATTTACTCGAAGCTAACGCAGATGCTCTAGTCAATACAGTTAATACTGTAGGGGTTATGGGTAAAGGCATTGCGTTAATGTTCAAAGAGCGCTTTCCTAAAAACATGGCTGAATATGCAGCTGCCTGCAAGGCTAAGCGAGTAAACACCGGTCAAATGTTTGTTACTGAAACAGGCGAATTAATGGGACCTAGGTGGATAGTAAACTTCCCTACCAAGCAGCACTGGCGTGCAAAATCTAAAATGGAATGGATTCAAGATGGATTAGTCGATCTTCGCCACTTTATAGAAAACAATAATGTTGGTTCTATAGCAATTCCTCCACTTGGCGCAGGGCAAGGCGGCTTGTCCTGGCCTGACGTAAAAATAGAAATTGAAAAAGCATTATCCGATATTGAAAATACAAATATCATTGTATTCGAGCCTACCAGTAAATATCAAAATGTGGCTAAAAAGTCTGGCGTCAAGAAACTAACACCAGCGAGAGCTTTAGTTGCCGAGTTAGTAAGACGTTATTGGATATTGGGCATGGAGTGCAGTTTGCTGGAAATTCAAAAGCTAGCTTGGTTTTTGCAAAGAACCATTGAAAGATCAGGCTTGAAAAATGAGTTAAAGCTTAATTTCGAAGCAAATTATTATGGGCCCTATGCCAACAACTTAGAGCACTTGTTAAATGCTTTAGATGGTAGTTATTTGAAATCAGATAAACGTATTCCTGATTGTGATCCTTTAGATGTCATCTGGTTCAATGAAAACGAGAGACAAAAAGTTTCGACCTACTTAAGCACCGAGGCGAAAGAGTATTTACCTGCATTAGAAGAAGCAACTCAAGTAATTAATGGCTTCGAATCTCCTTTTGGCTTAGAGCTTTTGTCTACAGTGGATTGGCTTATTACTAAGCAAGGATGTGATAAAACAGTTGAGTCAATAAAAGAAGGCATAGCCAACTGGCCTACTGGAGACAAATGGGCACTGCGCAAGTTAACCTTATTTGGCGATAGAGAAATTCAATTTGCTTTGACTAATTTGGAAAACCTACATTAG
- the darT gene encoding type II toxin-antitoxin system toxin DNA ADP-ribosyl transferase DarT codes for MYNYSQTLNPQKALIWRIVHRNNIPWILDNGLYCGNSQVQSPNWEAIGSSELIQKRATHPVPISPFGSLNDYVPFYFTPFSPMLLNIKSGRGVIQRANEDIVILVSSLHKVEQLNLDFVYTDMHAYYLWANFYSDLKHLGAVDWPILQARDFARDQNDPAKFERYQAEALIKQHCPINALLGVVCYNAQVEQQLKQHIQQRNMNLDVIVRPGWYF; via the coding sequence TTGTATAACTACAGTCAAACCCTTAACCCACAAAAAGCGCTGATTTGGCGCATAGTGCATCGTAACAATATACCATGGATCTTAGATAACGGCTTGTATTGTGGTAATAGTCAGGTGCAGTCACCTAATTGGGAAGCTATAGGTAGTTCGGAGTTAATACAAAAGCGAGCAACTCATCCAGTCCCTATTTCTCCTTTTGGTTCGTTAAATGACTATGTACCTTTTTACTTTACCCCTTTCTCACCTATGTTGCTCAATATAAAGTCAGGGCGAGGCGTTATTCAGCGGGCTAACGAAGACATTGTTATTTTGGTATCATCGTTACATAAAGTTGAACAATTAAACTTGGATTTTGTCTATACGGACATGCATGCCTATTACCTATGGGCTAACTTTTATTCTGATTTAAAGCACTTAGGAGCTGTAGATTGGCCTATTTTACAGGCAAGAGATTTTGCTAGAGATCAGAATGATCCCGCCAAGTTTGAGCGATATCAGGCAGAGGCATTAATCAAACAGCATTGCCCTATCAATGCTTTATTAGGCGTAGTTTGTTACAACGCGCAAGTTGAACAACAATTAAAACAACATATTCAACAGCGCAATATGAATTTGGATGTCATTGTGCGTCCTGGATGGTACTTTTAA
- a CDS encoding DarT ssDNA thymidine ADP-ribosyltransferase family protein, with translation MIRDRNLIYHLTALENLESILQHELQPRCELNNDEFDDVADGEILNSRANHNLDRYVPFHFFAKNPFDYGVQRNHSDKDFVLISVQRATARANGWRIVPTHPLAEEGYQILDYDAGFSAIDWELMEERNYDDRACKVACMAECLSPTSVNPNLIFCIYVKNARVKALVDRLVNAHRVNCHVDINSAMFVGE, from the coding sequence ATGATTAGAGATAGAAACTTAATATACCACTTAACTGCTTTAGAAAACTTAGAATCAATTCTTCAGCATGAATTACAACCAAGGTGTGAACTCAATAATGATGAATTTGACGATGTTGCTGATGGTGAAATTCTAAATTCAAGGGCTAACCACAACTTAGATCGTTATGTACCATTTCACTTTTTCGCCAAAAACCCCTTCGATTATGGTGTTCAACGTAATCACTCAGATAAAGATTTTGTATTAATTTCTGTTCAGAGAGCTACGGCTAGAGCAAATGGGTGGCGAATTGTTCCTACACACCCTTTAGCTGAAGAGGGTTATCAAATTTTAGATTATGATGCTGGATTTTCAGCTATTGATTGGGAATTGATGGAAGAAAGAAATTATGATGATAGAGCGTGCAAAGTAGCTTGTATGGCGGAGTGTTTGTCGCCTACTAGTGTAAACCCTAACTTAATATTCTGTATTTATGTTAAAAATGCGCGAGTTAAAGCCCTTGTAGATAGGCTGGTTAATGCACATAGAGTAAATTGTCATGTAGACATTAATTCTGCAATGTTTGTTGGTGAGTAA
- a CDS encoding restriction endonuclease subunit S, with protein MSALEQVIPEGYKQTEVGVIPSEWEVNKVSKAFEICNTLRFPLSAKVRESMAGEYPYYGPTRIQDYINECRIDGEYALIGEDGDHFLKFETVPQTQLAKGKFNVNNHAHVIKGKVATAEWFYLFFKHREITSHLSRQGAGRYKLNKATLEQLPCAIPPKQEQTAIANALSDVDALLTELEKLIAKKQAIKTASMQQLLTGKTRLPQFATYTEGKKQGQPKGTKPSELGEIPEDWETRTLKEMATSNGLVRGPFGGALKKEHFSKSGYKVYEQRNAIYANATMGNYFINQKKFEELKRFAVNSGDFIVSCSGTIGKIFKVPDDCPEGVINQALLKITLNETIDPDYFGHYFKWDTFQEKIIDGTQGGAMKNLVGMSEFKESLMPVPICKREQIAIATILSDMDNEIQTLEQRLAKTRQIKQGMMQELLTGRTRLPY; from the coding sequence ATGAGTGCATTAGAGCAAGTGATTCCAGAAGGATATAAACAGACGGAAGTTGGAGTTATCCCCAGCGAATGGGAAGTTAATAAAGTTTCTAAAGCCTTTGAAATTTGTAATACATTGAGATTTCCGCTGAGTGCTAAAGTACGAGAGTCGATGGCTGGAGAATACCCATATTATGGCCCCACTAGAATTCAAGATTATATCAATGAGTGTCGTATTGATGGTGAATATGCACTAATTGGAGAGGATGGTGACCACTTTCTAAAATTTGAAACTGTACCTCAAACACAGTTGGCTAAAGGTAAGTTTAATGTAAATAATCATGCTCATGTGATTAAGGGAAAAGTTGCTACGGCTGAGTGGTTTTATTTGTTTTTTAAACATCGTGAAATAACAAGTCATTTATCTAGACAAGGTGCTGGCCGTTATAAATTAAACAAAGCAACTCTCGAACAATTACCTTGTGCAATACCTCCAAAACAAGAACAAACCGCCATTGCCAATGCGTTGTCCGATGTGGATGCGCTATTAACGGAATTGGAAAAACTGATCGCAAAAAAACAAGCGATTAAAACCGCCAGCATGCAGCAACTGCTGACAGGCAAAACCCGTTTACCCCAATTCGCCACTTACACCGAAGGCAAAAAGCAAGGCCAGCCCAAAGGCACAAAACCCAGTGAACTAGGCGAAATCCCTGAGGATTGGGAAACTAGAACTTTGAAGGAAATGGCTACTTCAAATGGCCTCGTTAGAGGGCCGTTTGGTGGCGCGTTAAAAAAAGAACATTTTTCTAAAAGTGGTTACAAAGTTTACGAGCAACGAAATGCTATATACGCTAACGCTACTATGGGCAACTACTTTATCAATCAAAAAAAGTTTGAAGAGTTGAAGCGATTCGCAGTAAACAGTGGGGATTTCATTGTGAGTTGCTCAGGAACAATAGGAAAAATATTCAAAGTGCCCGATGACTGCCCGGAGGGAGTAATAAATCAGGCACTCTTGAAGATAACTCTAAATGAAACGATAGATCCTGACTATTTTGGTCACTATTTTAAATGGGATACATTCCAAGAGAAAATTATAGATGGTACACAGGGTGGTGCTATGAAGAATTTAGTTGGAATGTCTGAGTTCAAAGAGTCTTTGATGCCAGTTCCCATTTGTAAAAGAGAACAAATCGCTATCGCCACTATCCTCTCGGATATGGATAACGAAATCCAAACCCTTGAACAACGCTTGGCAAAAACCCGCCAAATCAAACAAGGCATGATGCAAGAGCTACTCACAGGCCGCACAAGACTACCCTATTAA
- a CDS encoding HsdM family class I SAM-dependent methyltransferase, with product MAIKKTELYSSLWASCDELRGGMDASQYKDYVLTMLFMKYVSDKYKGDPYGMIVVPEGASYDDMIAAKNDKEIGDKINKIISALAEENDLKGVIDVADFNDEDKLGKGKEMVDRLTKLVGIFQGLDLSSNRAGGDDLLGDAYEYLMRHFATESGKSKGQFYTPSEVSQILAKVVGITEDTPQDATVYDPTCGSGSLLLKASDEAPRGLSIFGQEMDVTTSALSKMNMILHGHVSDIRTIAQGNTLSSPAFKNGAALKTFDFAVANPPFSNKNWTSGLNPEADIYDRFTWGIPPEKNGDYTFLLHILKSLKSTGKGAVILPHGVLFRGNAEATVRENLIKQGYIKGIIGLPANLFYGTGIPACIIVIDKEHAQKAIIESSGSFTEDDAVLPTISGRPIFMIDASKGFIKDGNKNRLRSQDIHKIVDVFNKGLELERYSRLVEIDEIAANDYNLNIPRYIDSSEPEDLHDLSAHLQGGIPNRDIDALEHYWRVFPSIRATLFKPEPNPKRNGYSHALVEAGQVKSTILAHQEFKDFAARSLLPFKQWISEAKLKEIKVGDNPKNFIFTISENLLNSYANSDLLSKYDIYQILMDYWADTMQDDVYVLVQDDWQAGNTLRELVAKKGEKLKETPDLIINKKKYKAEIIPPSLIVARYFADEQAKVDVLQAKQDEATQALENYLEEGTSGTGNEDGLLVEALNDKDKITKASVAARAKLATDTEEVKALKQATKLFNAEAAAKKAVKEAQEALDLNVFNQYPKLTIEEIKALIVDDKWLATLQANIVAEIERVTQQMASRVKQLEERYSTPLPTLSNSVDELSDKVASHLKAMGLEWTL from the coding sequence ATGGCAATTAAAAAGACAGAACTTTATTCATCATTATGGGCAAGCTGTGACGAACTGCGTGGCGGTATGGATGCCAGCCAGTATAAAGACTACGTGCTAACGATGCTTTTTATGAAGTACGTCAGCGACAAATACAAAGGCGACCCATACGGGATGATTGTTGTACCAGAAGGTGCAAGCTATGACGATATGATAGCCGCCAAAAACGACAAAGAAATTGGCGATAAAATTAATAAAATTATTTCAGCCCTTGCCGAAGAAAATGACCTAAAAGGCGTGATAGACGTTGCCGACTTCAACGATGAAGACAAGCTCGGAAAAGGCAAAGAAATGGTTGATCGCCTAACTAAGTTAGTCGGTATTTTCCAAGGCTTAGACTTATCTTCAAACCGTGCTGGCGGTGATGACCTATTAGGTGACGCTTACGAATATCTAATGCGTCATTTCGCTACTGAATCAGGTAAATCAAAAGGTCAATTCTATACGCCATCCGAAGTATCACAAATTCTGGCAAAAGTTGTTGGCATAACAGAAGACACGCCACAAGATGCTACCGTGTATGACCCAACTTGTGGTTCAGGCTCACTATTATTAAAAGCCAGTGATGAGGCCCCGCGAGGCTTATCGATATTCGGGCAAGAGATGGATGTAACTACATCAGCTCTATCTAAAATGAATATGATTTTACATGGGCATGTATCCGATATACGTACAATTGCACAAGGTAATACGCTTTCGTCACCAGCATTTAAAAATGGAGCCGCGCTAAAAACCTTCGACTTTGCAGTTGCCAACCCGCCTTTTTCAAATAAAAACTGGACCAGCGGTTTAAACCCTGAAGCAGATATTTATGATCGTTTTACATGGGGCATTCCGCCTGAGAAAAACGGTGACTACACCTTCTTACTACACATTCTCAAAAGCTTAAAAAGCACAGGTAAAGGTGCAGTGATCTTACCGCATGGTGTGTTATTCCGTGGTAATGCCGAAGCTACGGTCCGTGAAAACCTTATCAAACAAGGTTACATCAAAGGCATTATTGGTTTACCTGCTAACTTGTTCTACGGTACGGGTATTCCTGCGTGTATTATTGTGATTGATAAAGAACATGCACAAAAAGCCATTATTGAGTCAAGTGGTAGCTTTACCGAAGATGATGCTGTGTTGCCAACTATATCAGGTCGCCCAATCTTTATGATTGATGCCAGCAAAGGCTTTATTAAAGATGGCAATAAAAACCGCCTACGCAGCCAAGATATCCATAAAATTGTTGATGTCTTTAACAAAGGCTTGGAGCTTGAGCGTTACAGCCGTTTAGTGGAAATTGATGAAATTGCCGCTAACGATTACAACCTTAATATCCCACGTTATATCGACTCCTCTGAACCAGAAGACCTACACGACTTAAGTGCGCATCTGCAAGGTGGTATTCCAAACCGTGATATTGATGCCCTTGAACATTACTGGCGGGTATTCCCTAGCATTCGTGCCACATTGTTCAAGCCAGAACCCAACCCAAAAAGAAACGGCTATAGCCACGCACTGGTAGAAGCCGGCCAAGTAAAAAGCACCATTTTGGCGCATCAAGAATTTAAAGACTTTGCCGCTCGTAGCCTATTGCCATTTAAACAGTGGATATCAGAAGCAAAACTTAAAGAAATCAAGGTTGGCGATAACCCGAAGAACTTTATCTTTACCATTTCAGAAAACTTACTGAACAGCTATGCCAATAGCGACCTATTAAGCAAATACGATATTTACCAAATCCTTATGGATTACTGGGCAGATACCATGCAGGACGATGTGTATGTATTGGTACAGGACGATTGGCAAGCAGGTAATACACTTCGTGAACTAGTGGCTAAAAAAGGCGAAAAGCTTAAAGAAACACCCGACTTAATTATCAATAAGAAAAAGTATAAAGCCGAGATTATTCCACCAAGCTTAATTGTCGCCCGCTACTTTGCTGACGAACAAGCGAAAGTTGATGTCCTGCAAGCCAAACAAGACGAAGCCACCCAAGCACTTGAAAACTATTTGGAAGAAGGCACTTCAGGAACAGGGAATGAAGATGGCTTATTGGTTGAAGCCCTCAACGACAAAGACAAAATCACCAAAGCCAGTGTTGCCGCCAGAGCCAAACTTGCCACCGATACTGAGGAAGTTAAAGCACTAAAGCAAGCAACCAAGTTGTTTAACGCCGAAGCGGCTGCAAAAAAAGCGGTGAAAGAAGCCCAAGAGGCGTTGGATTTAAACGTATTCAACCAATATCCAAAACTAACCATAGAAGAAATCAAAGCTCTGATTGTCGATGACAAATGGCTAGCCACATTACAAGCCAATATCGTTGCCGAAATTGAGCGCGTAACCCAACAAATGGCAAGCCGTGTTAAACAACTGGAAGAGCGCTACAGCACACCATTACCAACCCTTTCTAATTCAGTTGACGAGCTTAGTGATAAAGTCGCAAGCCATTTAAAAGCAATGGGCTTGGAGTGGACACTATGA
- a CDS encoding HTH-like domain-containing protein produces the protein MNEQAIFDHIKQALIEAPRNQYTTELHLQMIKYADDLKSMTAKEFCEGVGLKPSFGTEFSKMRNLTHRLKAAGLNTDLL, from the coding sequence ATGAATGAGCAAGCAATCTTCGATCATATCAAACAAGCATTAATTGAAGCGCCACGCAACCAGTACACCACTGAACTACACCTGCAAATGATCAAATACGCAGACGATTTAAAAAGCATGACAGCCAAAGAATTTTGCGAAGGCGTTGGCTTAAAACCTAGCTTTGGTACTGAATTTTCGAAAATGCGTAATCTAACTCACCGTTTAAAAGCCGCTGGCTTAAACACCGACTTGCTCTAA